CGGAACTTTTCCGATGTGCGCGACTTCGTTTTCGGTGAAGAAGCTGCCGAGCTGCCGTCCGTAAGCATTGCGACGAATGACTGCCGGAAGAGTTGCAAAATACGCCTTGCTTTCGCCTGCGATGTGCTCGGCAAGGAGGATGGCGCCCGCGCATGTTGCAAGTACGGGAAGTCCGTTTGCAATTTTTTGACGCAAGGGCTCGAATAGTCCCAAGTCTCGAAGGAGCTTACCTTGTACGGTACTTTCACCTCCGGGGAGAATAAGACCGTCTAAATGACGGTCAAGATCGCGTAATTGCCTGATTTCAAAAACTTCGGCGCCAAGCGATTCAAGAATGCGTTCGTGTTCGATGAACGCTCCTTGTACCGCGAGCACGCCTATCTGCGGTTTTGCATTGGGCATTATTTCCCCCTTTCGGCCATGAGCAATGCGATTTCTTGTTCGTTGATGCCGACCATGGCTTCGCCCAAGTCTTCGGAAAGCTTGGCGATGAGTTTTGCGTCGGTGTAGTTGGTGACGGCCTGCACGATGGCGGCGGCGCGTTTTGCAGGGTTGCCTGACTTGAAAATGCCGGAACCTACGAATACGCCTTCTGCGCCGAGCTGCATCATGAGGGCGGCATCGGCGGGGGTGGCGACACCCCCGGCCGCGAAGTTCACGACCGGAAGTTTCTTGTGGTCGTGAACATAGCGCACCAAGTCGTACGACACTTGAAGTTCTTTGGCTCTGTTAAAAAGTTCATCTTCGCGCAAACTGGAAATGCGAGCGATTTCTTGGTTCATCAGACGCATGTGTCGGACGGCTTGGACGATGTCGCCCGTACCCGGCTCTCCCTTGGTGCGAATCATGGACGCACCTTCTTCGATTCGGCGTAATGCTTCGCCCAAATCCTTTGCGCCGCACACGAAAGGAACATTGAATTCGCGCTTATTGATATGGAATACATCATCGGCTGGAGAAAGAACTTCGCTTTCGTCGATGTAGTCGATTTCGATGGCCTGCAAAATTTGAGCTTCTGCAAAGTGCCCGATGCGGCATTTGGCCATCACAGGGATAGAAACGGCGTCCTGAATCCCCTTGATCATCTTGGGGTCGCTCATTCTAGATACTCCGCCAGCGGCGCGAATGTCGGCGGGAATGCGCTCAAGTGCCATTACGGCAGCGGCACCTGCTGCTTCTGCGATTTTGGCCTGTTCCGGCGTGGTTACATCCATGATGACGCCGCCCTTGAGCATTTGGGCAAGATTCTTATTGAGTTCGTAACGGTTCTGTTCTGGCATGAGTATCTCCTTGATTGTGGAATGATTTGTTTTTTTTCAAGGGGGAATTTAAAACAATCATTGGCCTTGTTCAATATTCAGTTTCTTGTTATTTTTATAAGGTCAGATAAATACCAGATTTGCATATTTAATAAGGTCAGATTCATGTTTACTTACGATATGTCTAAGGCGGGCTCCAATAGCCTTTATCATTATCTTTATCAGTGCATCAAAAAGGATATCGTAAGTGGAAAAATTTTAGCCGATGAACAGATCCCTTCTAAAAGAAGCCTTGCGCAAAATCTTGGCATTAGCGTGGTGACCGTTGAAAATGCCTACGCACAACTTTTGGCCGAAGGCTTTATCTATTCTCTTCCGAAAAAGGGATTCTTTGTTGTTGATATCAATGCGAAGGCAACATCGCAAGTCCAGACTCGTCAAAAATCGAATTGCTCTCGCAGGCTTCGGGCTGATTTTCACGAAGAATCTGAGCATATCAATCCAAAGTACATTGCCGATTTTGCAAGCAATGGTGCGGATATCGAGGCTTTCCCTTTTTCGACCTGGGCTAAGATTACCCGAGAAGTTCTTTGCGAAAGGCAAAATGACTTGCTGCAAGTTTCTCCTGGCGTTGGTACATTGGAGCTTCGCCGGGCTATTGTGCGCATGCTCCGCGAGTTCAGAAATATTCAGGTGACGCCTGAGCAAATTGTCGTCGGAGCGGGAACGGATTACCTGTATGGATTACTTGTTCAGCTGTTGGGATTTGACAAGTGCTATGCGGTCGAAGATCCTGGCTGGGGCAAGATTTCGAAAATCTACGGTCAGTATGGTGTCAAGGTGAATCATGTCCCTATTGAAGGCGATAGCTTTGTTGATGCTTTAAAGAAATCGGATGCCGATATCGTGCATATTTCTCCAGCGCATCATTTCCCGACGGGGAAGGTGATGCCCGTTGGTGAACGCTATCGTTTGCTCAGTTGGGCGGCGGATTCACCCAAACGCTACATTGTTGAAGATGACTACGATAGTGAATTTCGCATGACTGGAAAACCGATTCCTGCATTGCAAAATATTGATGTGACTGAAAAGGTCGTGTACTTGAATACATTTTCCAAGACGATGACATCTGCCATTAGGCTCAGTTATATGGTTCTCCCTCCACATCTTGCTGAAAAATTTCACAATGAACTTTCGTTTTATTCTTGTACCGTATCGACTCTTGACCAATATGTGATGGCGAAGTTTATTGACCTCGGGTATTACGAAATGCATATCAACCGTATGCGCAATTTGTACAGAAGTAAACGAGACGCGTTGCTTACGGCGATTGATAAAAGTAAGCTTTCAAAAGTAGCGCATGTTTATGAAGAAGATGCAGGCTTGCATTTTATTCTTGAGGTGAATGCAAATTATTCTGATGCAGAATTCTGCAAACGCTTGCGTCAAAAGGGCATCAATGTTAAAGCTCTTTCGGAATATTATTTTGAGGCCACACCATCGGAACACAAGTTTGTTATCAACTATTCTTCTGTTGAAAGAAATAAGATGAAAAAAGCTGTGCAGATTATTGCCGATCTTTTCTCACTCTAATTAAGCACTAACGCTATTTATAGTCTATCGCTATTCGTGTATGATATGTATAAAATAATTTTATACATAGAGCCAAACCTTATATCAAGCGATAAAAATAAAGTATTTTACAAATCATTTTTTCTTTTCTAATTTAAGCGTCGCATTCGAGAACATTGTGTTCCGAAGCTTCCACAAATCAACACGAGGATACCTATATGTGTTGTAGCTGTAAAATTCATCAGTAAATAAGCCGAAACCTTTTTGAAGGTTGATTGGCGACTCTTATTGCACGCAGAATATTGCTCTGCGTGGTTACTCAACTCATACAAAAATTAGGAGATTTTTCCATGAATTTCAATATTAAAAAAACTATAACTCAAGTTATCCTTTTGTCTTCAATTACTGCAATTGCTGCTGAACCTATTGCTGTTACCACGAAATCTGGCGTAAGTGCTACACTCTATGGTTTTGCATCTTTGAACGCCGCCTACGAAGATTCCAAGAGCAATAATGGCAACTTTGCAAACTTTGCTGCAGCATCGGACATTACCAATAAAAATGATGGCGGTTGGCATTTTACGCCGAACCTGACGCGAATAGGCCTCAATCTTTCGAGCGGTAGTGATACATCGTTCTTCAAGGCGAACGGTAAAATCGAAGTTGATTTCTACGGCGGCGGTTCCGGTAATGCGCCTGTCCCACGCCTCCGTCATGGTTACGGCGAAATTTCCTTTGGCAAGTCTGGCTTCTCCATTTTGGGTGGTCAAACATGGGATTTGATTTCTCCGTTGGTGACTCCGACGCTCAATGCAGGCGTTCTCAACAATTCGGGTGATGCGGGCCTTCGCAGAGCTCAACTCAGACTCACTGAAAAAGTTCCTGTTGGTAATGGCTCTTTAGATTTTGCTGTTGCTCTTGTTCGTACTATCGGCGAAACGCAGCCTTACAACACTTCTTCTGCTTCGGAAACGGGTGTTGACGCCGACATTCCCACGATTCAGGGACGCATTGGCGTTGCGCTTCCTCTTTGGGTGGATGGCAAAAAGTTCGGTTTAGGTGTTTCGGGTCATTACGGCCAAGAAGAGGTTGACTTGGACGACTCCGGCGATACGAAGGATATTCCCACATGGTCTTTCAATGTGGATTTGACACTCCCCATCACAAGCAACTTTACCTTCCTTGGTGAGTATTTTGTGGGTGCTAATCTCGATACATACGCAGCTGGTATTGGACGCGGACTGGTTTCGAATACCGAAGACCCCGAAAGCGTAAAAAGTATTGGTGCTTATGGTGGATGGATTGCCTTGCAAGCCAAATTTATCCAAAAGTTGGCCTTTAATGTGGGTGCAGGGCTTGACAAACTCAAACGCAAAGATGTCAAAAAAGTTGGTGGCCGCGAACAGAACTTCTCGTTCTTTGCCAACACAACCTACAATTTGACGGATGCGTTCTCGTTAGGCTTTGAATACTTGCATGTTCAAACGGATTACTTGACCGCCAATACGGTAAAAGAAGCGGATCTGAATCGTTATCAACTTTCTGCAACTTACGCCTTCTAACAATGGAGAATTCTACAATGACTCAGAATAAATTACACACTCGAATTGCATCGGCATTCCTGTTCGTTCTCGCCTGCGTGACTTCCACAATCGCCGCTGACAAGCTTTCCATTGGCTACCTTTCTTCTACGGGCCAGGGAAAATTCTTCATCGCAAAAGATGCTGGCATTTTCAAGAAGAACGGCCTCGATGTGGAATTGGTAGAATTTTCGAATTCTGGCGATGGTATCGCTGCTGTTCGTGCAGGCAAGCTCGATGCAGGTGCTTTCGGATCACTCGCTCCGCTCATCCATGTTTCGCAGGGTGCTGATATTCGCGTCATTGGCGGCCTCATGGGTGGCGATCAGGCGGTGATTACCCGCAAGGAAAATGCAGGTTCCGTCAAAAAATTGAGTGACCTCAAAGGCAAGAAAATCGCTACAATCCGCTTGGGAACTGCCGATGCCATTGTGCGCGGAGGCCTCAAGAAGGAAGGTATCGATTGGCGTAAGGACGTTTCCATTGTAGAACTCAAGAATCCGCCTGCTGTTATCGAAGCCGTAAAGAACGGAAGCGTTTATGCAGGCGTGACCTGGGGACCGCACGACCTCCGTGCCGAAGAAGCCGGCCTCTCCGTAGTGCTCCGCAGCAAGGACATCAATCCCGGTCATATTTGCTGCCGCCTCATTGCATCGCTACGCAAACTCAAAGACCGTGATGATATTTACAAGCGCTTGGTCAAGTCGCTGATTGAAGCCGAAGAACTTGTTGCAAACGATCACAAAAAGAGCGTAGAAATTATTGCCAAGTGGATTAAGCTTGATACGGCTCTCGTCAATAAAGCGTTCTACAGCGGTTACGTGACTCAGGATACCGACCCGAACGTAAAAGGCGTTGAATTCTTCTGGGATTTCTTGAAGGATGCGGAGTTCATCAAGTCCGACAAAAAGGTCTCTCAATATGTCCTCACGAACTACTATCGTGACGCCCTCGCAGAACTTCGCAAACAGCAGCCCAAATCTGAATTCTACGCGCAGGCCGAAAAGATTTTCCTATCTAGAAATTAAGGATCAAAAATGACTCAAATACAAAGTGGTTTCGAAGCGACTAATCTCGTTTTTTCCTATGATGGCAAACCCATCCTGAAAGACATCAACTTAAAAATCAAACCAGGCGAGTTTGTATGTCTATTAGGCGAAAGCGGAAGTGGCAAGACCACTTTGCTGAATCTTCTCGCAGGGCTGACCAAGCCAAATGAGGGCCATGTCTATTGGAACGGGAAGGAAATTGAAAAGCCTTCCGCAGAAAGGAGCGTAGTTTTTCAGGACTACACTCTTTTTCCTTGGCTCACGCTTCTCCAGAATGTTTCGCTTGCAATAAAAAAGACGAAAAAGGTCAAGGGGAGTTTTGCAAAACATTTGGCAGAAGAATACCTGAATTTGGTTGGGCTTTCGGGGAGCCTTCATAAATATCCCTTTGAACTTTCGGGCGGTATGCGTCAGCGCGGAGCTATTGCAAGAGCGTTGAGCGTTGGCGCAGATGCCCTTCTTTTGGATGAACCTTTTGGAGCGCTTGATCCTGTAAATCGAGCAAGCCTTCAAGATTTAATTCTTGAACTTTGCCGTGGTGTGAAAGACCGACCGATAACAACTTTGTTTGTGACGCACGACCTTCGCGAGGCCGTTTATCTCGGAAGTCGAATTATTGTTTTGGGGTCGACGCCAGGCCGTATCATCGCGGATATTCCTTTGGATTTTCCAGTGAAAAAGAGCCGTAGCGAATGGTTCCGCAACGAAAAAGTCCAAAAGACAATCGTTGAAATTGAAGAAGCTTACCACAAGGACATCCTTGAAAAACTCGGGCATACCGTACAGGAGGGCGCAAGTATATGAGAATTTTTGTGAAATATCTATCTAAATTTTCAGGATTTTTATTCCTTCTGTTCTTGCTCGGGATTTGGACATTCATCAGTAGCGGCCCGGAATGGAGTAGCCAATACTTGTTCCCATCGCCAAAAGCGGTTTTGACGGCGCTTTTCAA
The window above is part of the Fibrobacter succinogenes genome. Proteins encoded here:
- the pdxS gene encoding pyridoxal 5'-phosphate synthase lyase subunit PdxS — its product is MPEQNRYELNKNLAQMLKGGVIMDVTTPEQAKIAEAAGAAAVMALERIPADIRAAGGVSRMSDPKMIKGIQDAVSIPVMAKCRIGHFAEAQILQAIEIDYIDESEVLSPADDVFHINKREFNVPFVCGAKDLGEALRRIEEGASMIRTKGEPGTGDIVQAVRHMRLMNQEIARISSLREDELFNRAKELQVSYDLVRYVHDHKKLPVVNFAAGGVATPADAALMMQLGAEGVFVGSGIFKSGNPAKRAAAIVQAVTNYTDAKLIAKLSEDLGEAMVGINEQEIALLMAERGK
- a CDS encoding PLP-dependent aminotransferase family protein, whose product is MFTYDMSKAGSNSLYHYLYQCIKKDIVSGKILADEQIPSKRSLAQNLGISVVTVENAYAQLLAEGFIYSLPKKGFFVVDINAKATSQVQTRQKSNCSRRLRADFHEESEHINPKYIADFASNGADIEAFPFSTWAKITREVLCERQNDLLQVSPGVGTLELRRAIVRMLREFRNIQVTPEQIVVGAGTDYLYGLLVQLLGFDKCYAVEDPGWGKISKIYGQYGVKVNHVPIEGDSFVDALKKSDADIVHISPAHHFPTGKVMPVGERYRLLSWAADSPKRYIVEDDYDSEFRMTGKPIPALQNIDVTEKVVYLNTFSKTMTSAIRLSYMVLPPHLAEKFHNELSFYSCTVSTLDQYVMAKFIDLGYYEMHINRMRNLYRSKRDALLTAIDKSKLSKVAHVYEEDAGLHFILEVNANYSDAEFCKRLRQKGINVKALSEYYFEATPSEHKFVINYSSVERNKMKKAVQIIADLFSL
- a CDS encoding ABC transporter ATP-binding protein — its product is MTQIQSGFEATNLVFSYDGKPILKDINLKIKPGEFVCLLGESGSGKTTLLNLLAGLTKPNEGHVYWNGKEIEKPSAERSVVFQDYTLFPWLTLLQNVSLAIKKTKKVKGSFAKHLAEEYLNLVGLSGSLHKYPFELSGGMRQRGAIARALSVGADALLLDEPFGALDPVNRASLQDLILELCRGVKDRPITTLFVTHDLREAVYLGSRIIVLGSTPGRIIADIPLDFPVKKSRSEWFRNEKVQKTIVEIEEAYHKDILEKLGHTVQEGASI
- the pdxT gene encoding pyridoxal 5'-phosphate synthase glutaminase subunit PdxT, which produces MPNAKPQIGVLAVQGAFIEHERILESLGAEVFEIRQLRDLDRHLDGLILPGGESTVQGKLLRDLGLFEPLRQKIANGLPVLATCAGAILLAEHIAGESKAYFATLPAVIRRNAYGRQLGSFFTENEVAHIGKVPQTFIRAPFFESVGSDVEVLSRTASSNTDANATSTTKQIVAVKYKNQIALSFHPELNSDTSIHQYFLNLVK
- a CDS encoding ABC transporter substrate-binding protein codes for the protein MTQNKLHTRIASAFLFVLACVTSTIAADKLSIGYLSSTGQGKFFIAKDAGIFKKNGLDVELVEFSNSGDGIAAVRAGKLDAGAFGSLAPLIHVSQGADIRVIGGLMGGDQAVITRKENAGSVKKLSDLKGKKIATIRLGTADAIVRGGLKKEGIDWRKDVSIVELKNPPAVIEAVKNGSVYAGVTWGPHDLRAEEAGLSVVLRSKDINPGHICCRLIASLRKLKDRDDIYKRLVKSLIEAEELVANDHKKSVEIIAKWIKLDTALVNKAFYSGYVTQDTDPNVKGVEFFWDFLKDAEFIKSDKKVSQYVLTNYYRDALAELRKQQPKSEFYAQAEKIFLSRN